One window from the genome of Rhodococcus sp. ABRD24 encodes:
- the argS gene encoding arginine--tRNA ligase: protein MTPADLAELLRGTAAKVLAEHGIDVSVLPATLTVERPRNPEHGDYATNVAMQVAKKAGVNPRDLATWLAAALTASDGIDSAEVAGPGFLNIRLAADAQGAIVAKALEAGAAYGDGDVLAGKRINLEFVSANPTGPIHLGGTRWAAVGDALGRILTAQGGEVTREYYFNDHGAQIDRFTRSLIAAAKGEPAPTDGYAGAYIVDIAAEVLEQNPEALALPEDAQNEAFRSIGVELMFQHIKRTLHEFGVDFDVYFHENSLFESGAVENAVETLKGSGNLYHEDGAWWLKSTDFGDDKDRVVIKSDGNAAYIAGDIAYFQDKRARGFDLCIYMLGADHHGYIGRLKAAAAAFGDDPDTVEVMIGQMVNLVRGGVAVKMSKRAGTVITLDDLVEAIGVDASRYVLVRSSVDQSIDIDLELWASTTNENPVYYVQYAHARLCSIARNAADLGLSAANPNLALLTHDREGDLIRTIGEYPRVVAKAADLREPHRVARYLEELAGTYHRFYDACRILPQGDEEAGELHTARLALCDASRQVFANGLRLLGVSAPERM from the coding sequence GTGACTCCAGCCGACCTTGCCGAATTGCTCCGAGGGACCGCCGCAAAGGTGCTCGCCGAGCACGGAATCGACGTATCCGTACTGCCCGCGACGTTGACGGTCGAGCGCCCCCGCAATCCTGAGCACGGTGACTATGCCACCAATGTGGCCATGCAGGTCGCGAAGAAGGCCGGCGTGAATCCCCGTGATCTGGCGACGTGGTTGGCCGCGGCCCTGACCGCCTCCGACGGCATCGACTCGGCCGAGGTGGCCGGTCCCGGCTTCCTCAATATCCGCCTCGCGGCCGACGCGCAGGGCGCGATCGTCGCGAAGGCACTCGAGGCCGGTGCCGCCTACGGCGACGGAGATGTGCTCGCCGGCAAGCGCATCAACCTCGAGTTCGTTTCCGCGAACCCCACCGGCCCCATCCACCTCGGTGGCACCCGCTGGGCCGCCGTCGGTGACGCGCTCGGCCGGATCCTGACCGCGCAGGGCGGAGAGGTGACGCGCGAATACTACTTCAACGACCACGGTGCCCAGATCGACCGCTTCACGCGTTCGCTGATCGCCGCGGCGAAGGGTGAACCGGCACCGACGGACGGCTACGCCGGTGCGTACATCGTCGACATCGCGGCCGAGGTGCTCGAGCAGAATCCGGAGGCGCTCGCGCTGCCCGAGGATGCGCAGAACGAGGCGTTCCGCTCGATCGGCGTCGAGCTGATGTTCCAGCACATCAAGCGCACCCTGCACGAGTTCGGCGTCGACTTCGACGTCTACTTCCACGAGAACTCGCTGTTCGAGTCGGGCGCCGTGGAGAATGCGGTCGAGACGCTCAAGGGCTCCGGCAATCTTTACCACGAGGACGGCGCGTGGTGGCTCAAGAGCACCGATTTCGGTGACGACAAGGACCGCGTCGTCATCAAGTCCGACGGCAACGCCGCCTACATCGCCGGTGACATAGCTTACTTCCAGGACAAGCGCGCGCGCGGCTTCGATCTGTGCATCTACATGCTCGGCGCCGACCATCACGGCTACATCGGCCGCCTCAAGGCCGCCGCGGCCGCCTTCGGCGACGACCCCGACACCGTGGAGGTCATGATCGGCCAGATGGTCAACCTCGTCCGAGGCGGTGTCGCGGTGAAGATGAGCAAGCGCGCCGGCACGGTCATCACGCTCGACGACCTCGTCGAGGCGATCGGCGTCGACGCCTCCCGCTACGTTCTCGTGCGTTCGTCGGTGGATCAGAGCATCGACATCGATCTCGAGCTCTGGGCGAGCACGACCAACGAGAACCCGGTGTACTACGTCCAGTACGCACACGCACGCCTGTGTTCGATCGCCCGCAACGCTGCCGATCTGGGTCTGAGCGCGGCGAACCCGAACCTCGCGCTGCTCACGCACGACCGTGAGGGCGACCTGATCCGCACGATCGGTGAGTATCCGCGGGTTGTCGCGAAGGCTGCCGATCTGCGCGAGCCGCACCGAGTCGCCCGGTACCTCGAGGAGCTTGCGGGTACGTACCACCGCTTCTACGACGCGTGCCGCATCCTGCCGCAGGGTGACGAGGAGGCCGGCGAGCTGCACACGGCACGCCTCGCGCTGTGCGACGCTTCTCGTCAGGTTTTCGCCAATGGCCTCCGCCTGCTCGGCGTCAGCGCACCGGAGCGCATGTGA
- the lysA gene encoding diaminopimelate decarboxylase — protein sequence MNAHPAGPRHAEIQHAPGLPPRPATPSEMTALPEQVWPRGARRGDDGVVRIAGVPVTELAEKYGTPLFVVDEDDFRSRCRETARAFGGAERVHYASKAFLSAEIARWVRDEGLSMDVASGGELAVALHAGFPAERITMHGNNKSVAELESAVTSGVGHVVLDSMVEIDRLDEVAARHGVVQEVLIRITVGVEAHTHEFIATAHEDQKFGFSLSGGKAMEAVARVFESPHLRLVGLHSHIGSQIFEVDGFELAAHRVIALMREIIDRFGAEKTAAMTIVDLGGGLGISYLSSDNPPPVDELAAKLAHIVATESEAAGLPVPTLMVEPGRAIAGPGTITLYEVGTIKDVSLDGGATRRYVSVDGGMSDNIRTSLYQAEYDARLVSRDSDGEPVVARVVGKHCESGDIVIRDVWVPEDLGPGDLLAVAATGAYCYSMSSRYNLLTRPAVVAVRDGASRLILRRETVEDLLSLEVSE from the coding sequence GTGAACGCCCATCCCGCTGGACCGCGGCACGCCGAGATCCAGCACGCCCCAGGCCTGCCGCCGCGCCCGGCGACGCCGTCGGAGATGACGGCGCTGCCGGAGCAGGTGTGGCCGCGTGGTGCCCGTCGAGGCGACGACGGCGTCGTGCGTATCGCCGGGGTGCCCGTCACCGAGCTCGCCGAGAAGTACGGCACCCCGCTGTTCGTCGTAGACGAGGACGACTTCCGCTCGCGCTGCCGCGAGACGGCGCGTGCGTTCGGCGGTGCCGAGCGCGTGCACTACGCGTCCAAGGCATTCCTGTCTGCGGAGATCGCCCGCTGGGTGCGCGACGAGGGACTGTCGATGGATGTCGCCTCGGGTGGCGAACTCGCCGTTGCGCTGCACGCCGGATTCCCGGCTGAGCGGATCACGATGCACGGCAACAACAAGTCCGTCGCGGAGCTCGAGAGCGCCGTCACCAGCGGGGTGGGGCACGTCGTACTGGACTCGATGGTCGAGATCGACCGGCTGGACGAGGTGGCCGCGCGCCACGGCGTCGTGCAGGAGGTGCTGATCCGCATCACCGTCGGCGTCGAGGCGCACACGCACGAGTTCATCGCGACGGCGCACGAGGATCAGAAGTTCGGGTTCTCGCTGTCGGGGGGCAAGGCCATGGAGGCGGTGGCTCGCGTCTTCGAGAGCCCCCACCTGCGTCTGGTCGGCTTGCACAGTCATATCGGTTCGCAGATCTTCGAGGTCGACGGGTTCGAACTTGCCGCGCATCGTGTGATCGCGCTCATGCGCGAGATCATCGACCGCTTCGGTGCGGAGAAGACCGCGGCCATGACGATCGTGGATCTCGGCGGCGGACTCGGCATCTCGTACCTGTCGAGTGACAACCCGCCGCCGGTCGACGAGCTGGCCGCCAAGCTCGCGCACATCGTCGCGACCGAGTCCGAGGCCGCCGGCCTGCCCGTGCCGACGTTGATGGTCGAGCCGGGCCGTGCCATTGCCGGCCCCGGCACCATCACGCTGTACGAGGTCGGCACCATCAAGGATGTCAGCCTCGACGGCGGTGCCACCAGGCGTTACGTCAGTGTCGACGGCGGCATGAGCGACAATATTCGGACCTCGCTGTACCAGGCCGAGTATGACGCCCGGCTGGTTTCGCGGGACAGCGACGGCGAACCGGTCGTCGCCCGAGTGGTCGGGAAGCACTGCGAAAGCGGCGACATCGTCATCCGTGACGTCTGGGTGCCCGAGGACCTCGGTCCCGGGGATTTGCTCGCGGTCGCTGCGACGGGCGCATACTGCTATTCGATGTCCAGCCGGTACAACCTGCTCACCCGCCCAGCCGTGGTGGCAGTGCGAGACGGCGCCTCACGCCTAATCTTGCGTAGGGAAACTGTGGAAGATCTGCTCAGCTTGGAGGTTTCGGAGTGA
- a CDS encoding homoserine dehydrogenase, with product MTSESAQRAIGVAVLGLGTVGSEVARIIRDHSTDLEARVGARLELRGVAVRRIDGDRGIPQELLTTDAESLVTRDDIDVVVEVIGGIELPRKLVLAALNAGKSVVTANKALLAEYTGELAEAAERQSVDLYFEAAVAGAIPVIRPLTQSLAGDRVDRVLGIVNGTTNFILSAMDETGADYSETLAEAGRLGYAEADPTADVEGYDAASKAAILASIAFHTRVTAGDVYREGISKITAADLDAARSLDCTIKLLSICERIVGEDGSERVSARVYPALVPREHPLASVNGAFNAVVVESAAAGRLMFYGQGAGGAPTASAVMGDLVMAARNKVHGGRGPRESKYADLPIAPMGDIPTRYYVNMQVADRAGVLSAVSAEFAKRGVSISTVRQEGAGDGARLVVVTHLANDAALSETVAALAELESVTAVTSVLRLEGTSE from the coding sequence GTGACCAGCGAATCGGCGCAGCGCGCCATCGGGGTGGCTGTTCTCGGCCTCGGGACCGTGGGCAGCGAGGTGGCTCGGATCATCCGGGACCACTCGACGGACCTCGAGGCCCGAGTGGGTGCCCGTCTGGAGCTGCGCGGTGTCGCAGTCCGGCGTATCGACGGCGACCGCGGAATCCCGCAGGAGTTGCTGACCACCGACGCGGAGTCGTTGGTGACGCGCGACGACATCGACGTTGTGGTCGAGGTGATCGGCGGCATCGAGCTGCCGCGCAAACTGGTTCTCGCCGCCCTCAACGCCGGCAAGTCCGTGGTGACCGCGAACAAGGCGCTGCTCGCCGAGTACACCGGCGAGTTGGCCGAGGCTGCCGAGCGGCAGAGCGTCGACCTGTACTTCGAGGCCGCGGTGGCAGGCGCGATCCCGGTGATCCGTCCACTCACGCAGTCTCTCGCCGGCGACCGCGTCGACCGTGTCCTCGGCATCGTCAACGGCACCACCAACTTCATCTTGTCGGCGATGGACGAGACCGGTGCGGACTACTCCGAGACGCTGGCCGAGGCCGGACGGCTCGGGTACGCGGAGGCCGATCCGACCGCCGACGTCGAGGGCTATGACGCCGCGTCCAAGGCTGCGATTCTCGCGTCCATCGCGTTCCACACCCGCGTCACCGCGGGCGATGTGTACCGCGAGGGCATTTCGAAGATCACCGCCGCAGATCTCGATGCGGCCCGGTCGCTGGACTGCACCATCAAGCTGCTGTCGATCTGCGAGCGGATCGTCGGCGAGGACGGCAGTGAGCGCGTGTCGGCGCGGGTGTATCCCGCGCTCGTGCCACGCGAGCATCCCCTTGCCAGCGTCAACGGGGCGTTCAACGCGGTGGTGGTCGAGTCCGCTGCGGCCGGACGACTGATGTTCTACGGACAGGGCGCTGGCGGGGCCCCCACGGCGTCGGCCGTCATGGGCGACCTGGTGATGGCCGCTCGTAACAAGGTGCATGGCGGTCGTGGTCCCCGCGAGTCGAAGTACGCCGATCTGCCGATCGCACCGATGGGTGACATTCCGACCCGTTACTACGTCAACATGCAGGTGGCCGATCGTGCCGGTGTGCTGTCTGCGGTGTCTGCCGAGTTCGCCAAGCGCGGTGTGAGCATTTCCACCGTTCGGCAGGAAGGTGCCGGGGACGGCGCTCGTCTGGTAGTCGTCACTCACTTGGCGAATGACGCGGCGCTCTCGGAAACCGTTGCGGCTCTTGCCGAACTCGAATCAGTAACCGCTGTGACCAGCGTGCTCCGACTGGAAGGTACCTCCGAATGA
- the thrC gene encoding threonine synthase, which translates to MTGANSEAVKKTTPVHTPWPGLIEAYRDRLAIGPNWKTVTLREGGTPLLPAGHLSELTGCDVHLKVEGLNPTGSFKDRGMTMAVTDALARGQRAVLCASTGNTSASAAAYAAKAGMTCAVLVPQGKIAMGKLAQAVMHGARIIQVQGNFDDCLELARKTTAEFPTIGLVNSVNPVRIEGQKTAAFEICDALGKAPDVHVLPVGNAGNITAYWRGYSEYFADGITSVRPRMLGVQAAGAAPLVHGAPVKDPETIATAIRIGSPASWDGAVAAKEESNGAFRAATDEEILEAYRLIARTEGVFVEPASAASVAGMLAAHKEGWLDSGLTVVCTVTGNGLKDPDTALAGMPAVQPIPVDPIAVAAALELA; encoded by the coding sequence ATGACCGGCGCCAACTCCGAGGCCGTGAAGAAGACCACCCCCGTGCACACGCCGTGGCCGGGTCTGATCGAGGCGTATCGCGACCGCCTTGCGATCGGTCCGAACTGGAAGACTGTCACCCTGCGCGAGGGTGGTACGCCGCTGCTGCCCGCCGGGCACCTGTCCGAGCTCACCGGCTGTGACGTCCACCTCAAGGTCGAGGGACTCAATCCGACGGGTTCCTTCAAGGACCGTGGCATGACGATGGCCGTCACCGACGCGCTGGCCCGCGGCCAGCGCGCGGTGCTGTGCGCATCGACCGGCAACACCTCGGCCTCGGCCGCTGCGTACGCGGCGAAGGCAGGCATGACCTGCGCCGTGCTGGTCCCGCAGGGCAAGATCGCGATGGGCAAGCTCGCTCAGGCGGTCATGCATGGTGCCCGGATCATTCAGGTGCAGGGCAACTTCGACGACTGCCTCGAGCTGGCCCGCAAGACCACCGCGGAGTTCCCGACCATCGGCCTGGTCAACTCTGTGAATCCGGTGCGCATCGAGGGCCAGAAGACCGCGGCGTTCGAGATCTGCGACGCGCTCGGCAAGGCTCCCGACGTGCACGTGCTGCCGGTCGGCAACGCCGGCAACATCACCGCCTACTGGCGCGGATACTCCGAGTACTTCGCCGACGGCATCACCTCTGTGCGTCCGCGCATGCTCGGCGTGCAGGCCGCCGGCGCCGCACCGCTGGTGCACGGTGCCCCGGTCAAGGATCCCGAGACCATCGCGACCGCGATCCGAATCGGTTCGCCGGCCTCGTGGGACGGCGCCGTCGCCGCGAAGGAGGAGTCGAACGGTGCGTTCCGCGCCGCCACCGATGAGGAGATTCTCGAGGCCTACCGCTTGATCGCGCGCACCGAGGGTGTCTTTGTCGAGCCCGCGTCGGCCGCCAGCGTGGCCGGTATGCTCGCCGCGCACAAGGAGGGATGGCTCGACTCCGGACTGACAGTGGTGTGCACCGTCACCGGCAACGGTCTCAAGGACCCCGATACCGCGCTCGCGGGTATGCCTGCTGTTCAGCCGATCCCGGTCGACCCGATTGCGGTCGCCGCGGCGCTCGAGCTGGCGTAG
- the thrB gene encoding homoserine kinase: protein MTQTLPSGLTVTARVPASSANLGPGFDTLGLALGLYDEITVTTTDSGLTIRVEGEGADDVPWGPSHLVVRAIERGLESAGVWADGLDVVCRNAIPHSRGLGSSASAAVGGLAAANGLARRASPELELSAAQLVQLSSEFEGHPDNAAASVLGGAVVSWSEAGVEDETQRRYRAVRLPVHPGIRVVALVPAERSSTALTRGLLPETVPHRDAAFNVSRGALAVVALTERPDLLMTATEDMLHQTQRAPALPLTTRWIAKLRRAGIAATVSGAGPTVLAMSTEPFPAELRAEAEQENLRVLELEIADGVQVS, encoded by the coding sequence ATGACACAGACCCTGCCCAGTGGGCTTACGGTGACGGCGCGGGTTCCCGCGTCCAGCGCGAATCTAGGTCCGGGATTCGACACACTCGGTCTCGCGCTCGGCCTGTACGACGAGATCACCGTCACCACCACCGATTCGGGTTTGACCATCCGGGTCGAGGGGGAGGGTGCCGACGACGTGCCGTGGGGTCCGTCACATCTCGTGGTCCGAGCGATCGAGCGGGGTCTCGAGTCGGCCGGAGTGTGGGCGGATGGTCTGGATGTAGTGTGCCGCAACGCTATTCCACATTCGCGGGGCCTCGGGTCGTCCGCGTCTGCGGCGGTGGGCGGTCTGGCCGCCGCCAACGGCCTGGCGCGTCGTGCGTCGCCGGAACTCGAACTGTCCGCCGCGCAGTTGGTGCAGCTGTCCTCCGAGTTCGAGGGGCACCCCGACAATGCGGCCGCGAGCGTGCTCGGCGGCGCGGTGGTGTCCTGGAGTGAGGCCGGTGTCGAGGACGAGACGCAGCGGCGCTATCGCGCGGTGCGACTGCCGGTGCATCCCGGGATCCGGGTGGTGGCGCTGGTTCCCGCTGAGCGGTCGTCGACCGCGCTCACCCGCGGACTGCTCCCGGAGACCGTCCCGCACCGCGACGCGGCCTTCAATGTCAGTCGCGGTGCACTCGCCGTCGTCGCCCTGACCGAGCGGCCGGATCTGTTGATGACCGCGACCGAGGACATGCTGCATCAGACGCAGCGGGCGCCGGCGCTGCCGCTGACGACACGGTGGATCGCGAAGCTTCGCCGGGCGGGAATCGCGGCCACGGTGTCCGGGGCCGGTCCGACGGTGCTGGCGATGTCGACTGAACCGTTCCCTGCCGAGTTGCGGGCAGAGGCCGAGCAAGAGAATCTGCGGGTCCTCGAACTCGAAATCGCCGACGGCGTTCAGGTGAGTTGA